One stretch of Sulfuricystis multivorans DNA includes these proteins:
- a CDS encoding branched-chain amino acid ABC transporter permease has protein sequence MDIFIQQLINGLTTGSVYAIVALGYTMVYGVIQLINFAHGEVVMIGAMVAFTVIMALVGMNLPIPPALIVFIGALAAIPVCMAIGYLLERLAYRPLRHAPRLAPLITAIGMSIILQHLALLLWGRDPRAFPQIMENVSFAIGGAAISTVQIAIILLSVAMMAGLTWFVYRTKFGIAMRAAAEDVRIAALMGIDANRVIAATFVIGAGLGAVAGVMVGTYYGIAHYTMGFTLGLKAFSAAVLGGIGNIAGAMAGGILLGLVEALGTGYISEISDLCHWPVVSGWLTDRCADGGNVVLFGSNYQDVFAFLVLILVLVFRPSGLLGERVAERA, from the coding sequence GTGGATATCTTTATTCAGCAGCTCATCAACGGCTTGACCACCGGCAGCGTCTACGCGATCGTCGCGCTGGGCTACACGATGGTCTATGGCGTGATCCAACTGATCAATTTCGCGCATGGCGAGGTGGTGATGATCGGCGCGATGGTCGCCTTCACGGTGATCATGGCGCTCGTCGGCATGAACCTGCCGATCCCACCAGCGCTGATCGTCTTCATCGGCGCACTGGCCGCGATCCCCGTCTGCATGGCGATCGGCTATCTGCTCGAGCGCCTCGCCTACCGTCCGCTGCGTCACGCGCCGCGGCTGGCCCCCTTGATCACCGCGATCGGCATGTCGATCATCCTGCAGCACCTCGCCCTGTTGCTCTGGGGGCGCGATCCGCGCGCCTTTCCGCAAATCATGGAGAACGTGAGCTTCGCGATCGGCGGGGCGGCGATCAGCACGGTGCAGATCGCCATCATCCTGCTGTCCGTGGCGATGATGGCGGGGCTGACCTGGTTCGTCTATCGCACCAAGTTCGGCATCGCGATGCGCGCCGCTGCCGAGGACGTGCGCATCGCCGCATTGATGGGTATCGACGCCAACCGCGTGATCGCCGCAACCTTCGTGATCGGCGCGGGTCTTGGCGCGGTGGCCGGCGTGATGGTCGGCACCTACTACGGCATCGCCCATTACACGATGGGGTTTACGCTCGGCCTGAAGGCTTTTTCCGCCGCAGTGCTCGGCGGCATCGGCAACATCGCCGGCGCGATGGCGGGCGGCATCCTGCTGGGGCTGGTCGAGGCGCTCGGCACCGGCTACATCAGCGAGATCAGCGACTTGTGCCACTGGCCGGTGGTGAGCGGCTGGCTGACCGATCGTTGTGCCGACGGCGGCAACGTCGTCCTGTTCGGTAGCAACTACCAGGATGTGTTCGCCTTCCTGGTGCTGATCCTCGTGCTCGTCTTCCGGCCCTCGGGCCTGCTTGGCGAACGCGTCGCGGAGCGTGCATGA
- a CDS encoding ABC transporter permease subunit → MSRRRFGLLLVAVTLLALPLVLTQIGTAWVRIANLAILFVFLSLGLNIVVGMAGLLDLGYVAFYAVGAYTWALLASPHFDLHLPFWVILPLGALLACIAGAVLGAPTLRLRGDYLAIVTLGFGEIVRIFMNNLSAPFNITNGPKGITRIDGMRIGNLDFVRTDTLFSIDFSGPVKYYYVLLLLLLGVIVVNLRLQNSRIGRAWVAIREDEIAAKAAGINTRNVKLLAFAMGASFGGIAGGMFAAMQGFISPESFVLNESIMILAMVVLGGMGNVWGVIAGALLLSFVPEFLRYSVEPLQRALFGRMLIDPEVLRMLLFGLALVLTMRFRPAGLWPEKRHRREMSEAGEEAAR, encoded by the coding sequence ATGAGCCGCAGGCGCTTCGGCCTTCTCCTCGTCGCCGTCACCCTCTTGGCGCTGCCGCTGGTGCTCACCCAGATCGGCACGGCCTGGGTGCGCATCGCGAATCTCGCGATCCTGTTCGTCTTCCTCTCGCTGGGGCTCAACATCGTCGTCGGCATGGCCGGGCTGCTCGATCTCGGTTACGTCGCCTTCTATGCGGTCGGCGCCTACACCTGGGCGCTCCTGGCCTCGCCGCATTTCGATCTGCATCTGCCGTTCTGGGTCATCCTGCCGCTGGGCGCCCTGTTGGCCTGCATCGCCGGTGCCGTGTTGGGAGCGCCGACTTTGCGCCTGAGGGGCGACTATCTGGCGATCGTCACGCTCGGCTTTGGCGAAATCGTGCGCATCTTCATGAACAATCTCTCGGCGCCGTTCAACATCACCAACGGCCCGAAGGGCATCACACGCATCGACGGGATGCGGATCGGCAATCTCGATTTCGTCCGCACCGATACGCTGTTTTCCATCGACTTCAGCGGCCCGGTGAAGTATTACTACGTGCTATTGCTGCTGCTGTTGGGTGTCATCGTCGTCAATCTGCGTCTGCAGAATTCGCGCATCGGCCGTGCCTGGGTGGCGATCCGCGAAGACGAGATCGCCGCCAAGGCCGCCGGCATCAATACGCGCAACGTGAAGCTGCTTGCCTTCGCGATGGGCGCTTCCTTCGGCGGCATCGCCGGCGGCATGTTCGCGGCGATGCAGGGCTTCATCAGCCCGGAAAGTTTCGTGCTCAACGAATCGATCATGATCCTGGCGATGGTGGTTTTGGGCGGCATGGGCAATGTCTGGGGCGTGATCGCCGGCGCGCTGTTGCTCTCTTTCGTGCCCGAATTCCTGCGCTACTCGGTCGAACCGCTGCAGCGCGCCTTATTCGGCCGCATGCTGATCGATCCCGAAGTGCTGCGCATGCTGCTGTTCGGCCTCGCGCTGGTGCTGACGATGCGTTTCCGACCCGCCGGCCTGTGGCCGGAAAAGCGTCACCGACGCGAGATGAGCGAAGCCGGGGAGGAAGCGGCAAGATGA
- a CDS encoding ABC transporter ATP-binding protein, producing the protein MSALPPILLEARHISKRFGGVQALKDVSLTIRTGEIYGLIGPNGAGKTTFFNVLTGLYPRDTGDVLFLDRALDLSSPHRVAEAGIARTFQNIRLFGNMTALENVMVGRHVRSRAGVFGAILRSKAQRAEEAMIREKSMALLHYVGIADRAHDLARHLPYGDQRRLEIARALATEPKLLALDEPAAGMNALETAGLRQLIEGLRNDGLTVLLIEHDVKLVMGLCDRVAVLDYGEKIAEDVPAVVQKDPQVIAAYLGGAR; encoded by the coding sequence ATGAGCGCCCTCCCGCCGATACTGCTCGAAGCGCGCCACATCAGCAAGCGTTTCGGCGGCGTGCAGGCCCTCAAGGATGTCTCGCTGACCATCCGCACAGGCGAAATCTACGGCCTGATCGGCCCCAACGGCGCCGGCAAGACCACCTTCTTCAACGTGCTCACCGGGCTTTACCCGCGCGATACGGGTGATGTGCTGTTCCTCGATCGGGCGCTCGATCTGTCGAGCCCGCACCGGGTTGCTGAAGCCGGCATCGCGCGCACCTTCCAGAACATCCGCTTGTTCGGCAACATGACCGCGCTGGAGAACGTCATGGTCGGCCGACACGTGCGCAGCCGTGCCGGCGTATTCGGCGCGATCCTGCGCAGCAAGGCGCAGCGGGCGGAAGAAGCCATGATCCGTGAGAAGAGCATGGCGCTCTTGCACTACGTCGGCATCGCCGATCGCGCTCACGATCTCGCGCGCCATCTGCCTTATGGTGACCAGCGCCGGCTGGAGATCGCCCGGGCGCTCGCCACCGAGCCGAAGCTGTTGGCGCTCGATGAACCCGCCGCCGGGATGAACGCGCTTGAAACCGCGGGCTTGCGCCAGCTGATCGAAGGGCTACGCAACGATGGCCTGACGGTGCTCTTGATCGAACACGACGTGAAGCTGGTGATGGGCTTGTGCGACCGTGTCGCCGTGCTCGATTATGGCGAGAAGATCGCCGAGGACGTCCCCGCGGTGGTGCAAAAGGACCCCCAGGTCATCGCGGCTTATCTCGGAGGCGCTCGATGA
- a CDS encoding ABC transporter ATP-binding protein → MLEAIGLEVHYGGICAVKGISFAIEEGEMVCLIGANGAGKTSTLKALARMIPSSGEIHYRQERLDKLPSHALIKKGLALVPEGRGIFARLTVAENLAMGAYHRNDKAGVSEDLEHVYGLLPRLRERAGQLAGTLSGGEQQMLAIGRALMGRPKLLLLDEPSMGLAPLMVEKVFELIRAIAAEGVTIFLVEQNARLALATCSRGYVMESGKITLADSADRLLADPRVRAAYLGE, encoded by the coding sequence CTGCTCGAGGCGATTGGTCTCGAAGTCCATTACGGCGGCATCTGTGCGGTGAAGGGCATCTCGTTCGCGATCGAAGAAGGCGAGATGGTTTGTCTGATCGGCGCGAACGGCGCTGGCAAGACCTCGACGCTGAAAGCCCTGGCGCGGATGATCCCCTCTTCTGGCGAAATCCATTACCGGCAAGAGCGCCTCGACAAACTTCCCAGCCATGCGCTGATCAAGAAGGGATTGGCGCTGGTGCCCGAAGGGCGCGGCATCTTCGCCCGTCTGACGGTGGCCGAGAACCTCGCGATGGGCGCTTATCACCGCAATGACAAGGCTGGCGTCAGTGAGGATCTGGAGCATGTCTATGGCCTGCTGCCGCGTCTTAGGGAGCGCGCCGGGCAACTGGCCGGCACGCTTTCCGGTGGCGAGCAGCAGATGCTGGCGATCGGCCGCGCGCTGATGGGCCGCCCGAAGCTTTTGCTGCTCGACGAGCCGTCGATGGGCCTGGCGCCGTTGATGGTCGAGAAGGTCTTCGAGCTGATCCGCGCGATCGCCGCCGAGGGCGTGACGATCTTCCTCGTCGAGCAGAATGCCCGCCTCGCCCTCGCCACCTGCTCGCGCGGCTACGTGATGGAAAGCGGCAAGATCACCCTCGCCGACAGCGCCGACAGACTGCTCGCCGACCCGCGCGTGCGCGCCGCCTATCTCGGCGAATGA
- a CDS encoding EAL domain-containing protein, with the protein MTAKMPNPFAHLSFRAKLAMMSLSALLVLLGLLVWKTWDLLETELRGQLRTQVERTDTLLAASLALPLAQRDYATLAGIAERLVAQGTATHLVIFDHQGRMIVRVGWPAGGALPEAGEERHGVRHFQTPIDFVAQRLGEVHYGISLEFLEKARRHTTAQLLQIGLVGILLGLALLLPLDFWVTRRLGALEQAAQRLAAGQLDARIRLPGSDELSRLADAFNRMADSLVHRAHFDPLTQLPNRALLADRLVMALAQARRDGRRGAVALLDLDGFKPVNDTWGHAVGDRVLIEVANRLRATLRETDTIARLGGDEFVLVLSGAAEEHDYLQLLGRVLAALAQPYPIDGEQVSLSASIGVTFFPDDDADADALIRHADQAMYLAKQSGRNRTHVFDTRVDRDTQVRQEAIARFARALEGGELCLYYQPKADLRAMRIVGVEALVRWRDPERGLIGPADFLPLISEERELGIRLSEWVIETALSQLEAWQAQGLAIGISINLPAVHLQQPSFADFLAAALARHPHAPPALFELEVLESAALEDVVGVSARMERCRALGVRFALDDFGTGYASLAYLRRLPIDLLKIDQSFVRDMLHDPDDLAIVEGVLGLAQAFRDEVIAEGVETIDHARMLLHLGCDRAQGYGIGRPMPAEALPGWIAAWQPDAALREVSRYTLPRTDLPIVTAAVEHRRWVERLLACVERREAYRADQIPLDPRACRFGIWLHGEGRRRYARLAEFAAIDALHEEIHALGRRIAMLCESDEHAAAAALLPDLLAKRDALLDKLEGIIRAIAMPIAGAIDHSPR; encoded by the coding sequence ATGACCGCGAAGATGCCGAACCCGTTCGCCCATCTGTCGTTTCGCGCCAAGCTGGCGATGATGTCGCTCTCGGCGCTACTGGTCCTGCTCGGACTGCTGGTCTGGAAGACCTGGGATCTGCTCGAAACGGAGCTGCGCGGGCAGCTTCGGACACAGGTCGAACGTACCGACACGCTGCTTGCCGCTTCGCTCGCGCTGCCGCTCGCGCAGCGCGATTACGCGACGCTTGCCGGTATCGCCGAGCGCCTCGTCGCCCAAGGCACGGCCACGCATCTGGTGATTTTCGATCATCAGGGGCGAATGATCGTCCGCGTCGGCTGGCCGGCAGGGGGGGCGCTGCCAGAGGCAGGCGAGGAACGACACGGTGTGCGGCATTTTCAAACGCCGATCGATTTCGTCGCTCAGCGACTCGGCGAAGTGCACTACGGCATTTCGCTCGAGTTCCTCGAAAAGGCGCGCCGCCACACCACCGCCCAGCTGTTGCAGATCGGTCTCGTCGGCATCCTGCTGGGCCTGGCGCTACTGTTGCCGCTCGATTTCTGGGTGACGCGGCGTCTGGGCGCGCTCGAACAGGCTGCCCAGCGTCTGGCCGCCGGCCAGCTCGACGCCCGTATCCGCCTGCCCGGCAGCGACGAGCTCTCGCGTCTGGCGGACGCTTTCAACCGGATGGCCGACAGTCTCGTTCATCGCGCCCACTTCGATCCGCTCACCCAGCTGCCCAACCGGGCGCTGCTCGCCGACCGACTGGTGATGGCGCTTGCGCAAGCGCGCCGCGATGGCCGTCGCGGCGCCGTGGCGCTGCTCGATCTCGACGGCTTCAAGCCGGTCAATGACACCTGGGGGCATGCCGTCGGTGACCGGGTGCTGATCGAAGTGGCCAACCGGCTGCGTGCGACCTTGCGCGAAACCGACACGATCGCCCGCCTCGGTGGCGATGAATTCGTGCTGGTGCTCTCCGGGGCGGCCGAGGAGCATGATTACCTGCAACTGTTGGGGCGCGTCCTTGCCGCGTTGGCGCAACCCTATCCGATCGATGGCGAGCAGGTGAGCCTCTCGGCCAGTATCGGCGTCACCTTCTTCCCCGACGACGATGCCGACGCCGATGCGCTGATTCGCCACGCCGACCAGGCGATGTATCTCGCCAAGCAGTCGGGGCGCAATCGCACGCATGTCTTCGATACCCGCGTGGACCGTGACACCCAGGTGCGCCAGGAAGCCATCGCCCGCTTTGCTCGAGCGCTCGAGGGCGGCGAGCTGTGCCTCTACTATCAGCCCAAGGCCGATTTGCGAGCGATGCGCATCGTCGGCGTCGAGGCGCTGGTGCGCTGGCGCGACCCGGAGCGCGGCCTCATCGGCCCCGCCGATTTCCTGCCATTGATCAGTGAGGAGCGCGAGCTTGGCATCCGCCTCTCGGAATGGGTGATCGAGACGGCGCTTTCCCAGCTGGAAGCCTGGCAGGCGCAAGGGCTTGCGATCGGCATCAGCATCAATCTGCCGGCCGTGCATCTGCAGCAGCCGTCGTTCGCCGATTTCCTCGCCGCGGCGCTGGCGCGCCATCCGCACGCGCCGCCAGCGTTGTTCGAGCTCGAGGTGCTGGAATCGGCGGCGCTCGAGGATGTCGTCGGCGTCTCCGCGCGCATGGAGCGGTGTCGCGCGCTGGGTGTGCGTTTCGCACTCGACGATTTCGGCACCGGCTATGCCTCGCTGGCCTATCTGCGCCGGCTGCCGATCGATTTGTTGAAGATCGACCAGTCCTTCGTCCGTGACATGCTGCACGACCCGGACGACTTGGCGATCGTCGAAGGCGTGCTTGGGCTTGCGCAGGCCTTCCGCGACGAGGTGATCGCCGAAGGCGTCGAGACCATCGATCATGCGAGGATGCTGCTGCATCTCGGTTGCGACCGGGCGCAGGGCTATGGCATCGGCCGGCCGATGCCGGCCGAGGCGCTGCCCGGCTGGATCGCTGCCTGGCAGCCGGATGCGGCGCTGCGCGAGGTTTCTAGATATACGTTGCCGCGCACCGATCTGCCGATCGTCACCGCCGCGGTCGAACATCGTCGCTGGGTCGAAAGGCTGCTGGCGTGCGTCGAGCGCAGGGAAGCGTATCGGGCCGACCAGATTCCGCTCGATCCGCGTGCCTGCCGCTTCGGCATCTGGCTGCATGGCGAAGGGCGGCGCCGTTATGCCCGGCTGGCGGAATTCGCCGCCATCGATGCGCTCCACGAGGAAATCCACGCACTCGGCCGGCGCATCGCGATGCTCTGCGAAAGCGACGAACACGCTGCGGCGGCTGCGCTACTGCCGGACTTGCTGGCCAAGCGCGATGCCTTGCTCGACAAGCTCGAGGGCATCATTCGGGCGATCGCCATGCCGATTGCCGGCGCGATCGATCATTCGCCGAGATAG
- a CDS encoding phosphate/phosphite/phosphonate ABC transporter substrate-binding protein, translated as MAARHPDIDPLRRRLLLSSLGAAGVMLAGRVCGADLAGRDRPLEFGVVPYLPTARLLTIFEPLRAHFAASFQRPIALSTAPDFKSFQRRALDGEYDLYFIGPGPGWQVHRDRHHLVLVVAKAILRIYLVVAQGGTIRQLTDLRGKMVATIDPLTVTAQVTAALLQGNGLEPGRDVMLRTEKTPFNAVQAVALGEVAAAACPDVAWPDLPDELRSRLQIIYRSEGLPGGMLMMRPAADLPTPEAIRKAIFDFDASTAGRIFAKESGQLGFDLPDMQQLAVLERFLPETRRVMSQP; from the coding sequence ATGGCTGCCAGACATCCCGACATCGATCCGCTCCGGCGGCGCCTGCTCCTGAGTTCACTCGGCGCGGCGGGCGTCATGCTCGCTGGTCGGGTCTGCGGTGCGGATCTCGCCGGCCGTGATCGGCCGCTCGAATTCGGCGTCGTTCCTTATCTGCCGACCGCACGGCTGCTGACCATCTTCGAGCCGCTGCGCGCTCATTTCGCCGCAAGCTTTCAGCGTCCGATCGCCCTGTCGACGGCGCCCGATTTCAAGAGCTTCCAGCGCCGCGCACTCGATGGAGAATATGACCTCTACTTCATCGGCCCCGGCCCCGGCTGGCAGGTCCATCGCGATCGTCATCACCTCGTGCTGGTCGTCGCCAAGGCGATCCTGAGGATTTATCTCGTCGTGGCGCAGGGTGGGACGATCCGCCAGCTGACCGATCTGCGCGGCAAGATGGTGGCGACGATCGATCCGCTCACCGTGACGGCCCAGGTCACTGCGGCCTTGCTGCAGGGAAATGGCCTCGAGCCAGGCCGTGACGTGATGTTGCGCACGGAGAAGACGCCGTTCAATGCCGTCCAGGCGGTGGCGCTCGGCGAGGTAGCCGCCGCGGCTTGTCCGGATGTGGCCTGGCCCGATTTACCGGACGAGCTGCGCAGTCGACTGCAGATCATCTATCGCTCTGAGGGACTGCCGGGTGGCATGCTGATGATGCGGCCGGCCGCCGATCTACCCACTCCAGAAGCGATCCGCAAGGCCATCTTCGACTTCGACGCCAGTACCGCCGGGCGCATCTTCGCCAAGGAATCCGGACAGCTCGGCTTCGATTTACCCGATATGCAGCAATTGGCGGTGCTCGAGCGTTTTCTGCCCGAGACGCGGCGTGTGATGAGCCAACCTTGA
- a CDS encoding CDP-6-deoxy-delta-3,4-glucoseen reductase — protein sequence MAHQVTLQPSGHSFSVADGATILEAALDAGIHLPYGCKNGACGACKAKVLRGKVDLGAAQESALPADERVAGMALMCCARPLSDVIVEVHEVNAARDIPVKTLPCRVEQLERVADDVMVIHLKLPSNERLQFLAGQYIEFLLAGGKRRAFSLANAPHADDLLELHVRHIPGGNFTEHVFSKMKVKEILRIEGPFGSFHLREESDKPILLVAGGTGFAPIKGLIEHALHIGIKRPMALYWGAKNRAGLYLNALCERWAQENGIRYTPVLSEPDADWQGRTGLVHEVVLADHPDLSAYQAYVCGAPAMCEAAQRDFVAHGLPPQEFFADVFSYAAK from the coding sequence ATGGCTCATCAAGTCACTCTCCAGCCCAGCGGCCACAGCTTCTCTGTCGCCGATGGCGCGACGATCCTCGAGGCCGCGCTCGATGCCGGCATCCACCTGCCCTATGGCTGCAAGAACGGCGCCTGCGGCGCCTGCAAGGCCAAGGTGCTTAGGGGAAAGGTCGATCTCGGCGCCGCCCAGGAAAGCGCGCTGCCGGCCGATGAGCGTGTTGCCGGCATGGCGCTCATGTGCTGCGCAAGACCGCTTTCCGACGTGATCGTGGAGGTGCATGAGGTGAATGCCGCGCGCGACATCCCGGTGAAAACCCTGCCCTGCCGCGTAGAGCAGCTGGAACGCGTCGCCGACGACGTGATGGTGATTCATCTCAAGCTGCCGAGCAACGAGCGCCTGCAGTTCCTCGCCGGCCAGTACATCGAGTTCCTGTTGGCGGGCGGCAAGCGCCGCGCGTTTTCGCTCGCCAATGCGCCGCATGCCGACGACTTGCTCGAACTGCACGTGCGCCACATTCCTGGCGGCAATTTCACCGAGCATGTGTTTTCGAAGATGAAGGTCAAGGAGATCCTGCGCATCGAAGGGCCGTTCGGCAGCTTCCATCTGCGCGAGGAATCCGACAAGCCGATCCTCCTGGTCGCCGGCGGCACTGGCTTTGCACCGATCAAGGGCCTGATCGAGCATGCGCTGCACATCGGCATCAAACGCCCGATGGCGCTTTACTGGGGAGCGAAGAACCGCGCCGGCCTCTACCTGAACGCGCTGTGCGAGCGCTGGGCGCAGGAAAACGGCATTCGCTACACTCCGGTGCTTTCCGAGCCGGATGCCGATTGGCAAGGTCGCACTGGCCTAGTCCATGAAGTCGTGCTCGCCGACCATCCAGATCTGTCCGCGTACCAGGCTTATGTCTGTGGCGCGCCGGCGATGTGCGAGGCGGCGCAGCGCGATTTCGTCGCGCATGGGCTGCCCCCGCAAGAGTTCTTCGCCGACGTGTTCAGCTACGCGGCAAAGTAA
- a CDS encoding NAD-dependent epimerase/dehydratase family protein, with amino-acid sequence MRKRRLLIVGCGDVVRRALPCLTRRWQVTALVRSFDPALRAQGVRQIRGDLDAPATLRRLAGIADAVLHSAPPPGEGNDDPRTRHLLATLTSARSLPRRLVYISTSGVYGPCGGERVAETRRLAAATGRARRRVAAETRLRAAGRRGMTVSILRAPGIYAADRLPLERVRHGDPVLLFAEDSYTNHIHAEDLAAACCAALERGRPNRSYNISDDSDIRMGDWFDKLADAFQLPRPPRVTRAEAQTRLSPQLLSFMNESRRLDNTRMKRELRLKLRYPTVDAGIEAALRNPPCSG; translated from the coding sequence GTGAGAAAAAGAAGATTGCTGATCGTCGGTTGCGGGGATGTCGTGCGACGCGCGCTGCCCTGCCTCACCCGCCGCTGGCAGGTCACCGCGCTGGTGAGAAGCTTCGATCCCGCCTTGCGCGCCCAAGGGGTGCGGCAGATCCGCGGCGACCTCGATGCGCCGGCCACGCTGCGCCGGCTTGCCGGAATCGCCGACGCGGTGCTGCACAGCGCGCCGCCCCCAGGCGAAGGGAACGACGATCCGCGCACCCGCCATCTCCTCGCAACGCTGACCAGTGCGCGGAGTCTACCACGCAGACTCGTCTACATCAGCACCAGCGGCGTGTATGGCCCCTGTGGCGGCGAACGTGTCGCCGAGACGCGCCGGCTGGCCGCCGCCACCGGCCGCGCGCGCCGCCGGGTCGCGGCGGAAACCCGGCTGCGTGCCGCAGGACGCCGAGGCATGACGGTCAGCATCCTGCGCGCGCCCGGCATCTATGCCGCCGACCGGCTGCCGCTGGAGCGCGTGCGGCACGGCGATCCGGTGCTGCTCTTCGCCGAGGATTCCTACACCAACCACATCCACGCCGAAGACCTCGCCGCCGCCTGCTGCGCGGCGCTGGAGCGCGGCCGGCCCAACCGCAGCTACAACATCAGCGACGACTCGGACATCCGCATGGGCGACTGGTTCGACAAACTCGCCGATGCGTTCCAACTGCCCCGCCCGCCGCGCGTAACGCGCGCCGAGGCGCAGACCCGCCTGTCGCCCCAACTGCTATCTTTCATGAACGAATCGCGCCGCCTCGACAATACCCGCATGAAGCGCGAACTGCGGCTGAAACTGCGCTATCCCACTGTCGATGCTGGCATCGAAGCTGCCTTGAGGAATCCGCCATGCTCTGGCTGA
- a CDS encoding CopD family protein, translating into MLWLKAFHIFFVVSWFAGLFYLPRIFVNLALVPMESAAERERLLVMARKLYKFVTPIGLLAVVTGLTLWFGFGFSGGWLHVKTTLVAGLLAYHFYCGRLLRQFQAGANTRSHVWFRVFNELPVLVLLAVVILVVVKPF; encoded by the coding sequence ATGCTCTGGCTGAAAGCCTTCCACATCTTCTTCGTCGTCTCCTGGTTCGCCGGCCTGTTCTATCTGCCGCGCATCTTCGTCAATCTTGCGCTGGTGCCGATGGAAAGCGCCGCCGAGCGCGAACGCCTGCTCGTGATGGCCAGAAAGCTCTACAAATTCGTCACGCCGATCGGGCTGTTGGCCGTCGTCACCGGCTTGACGCTCTGGTTCGGCTTTGGTTTTTCCGGTGGCTGGCTGCATGTCAAGACCACGCTGGTCGCCGGGCTGCTCGCCTATCACTTCTACTGCGGCCGTCTGCTGCGGCAGTTTCAGGCGGGCGCCAACACGCGCTCGCATGTCTGGTTCCGCGTCTTCAACGAGCTGCCCGTGCTGGTGCTACTCGCCGTCGTGATCCTCGTCGTGGTGAAACCGTTTTGA
- a CDS encoding THUMP domain-containing class I SAM-dependent RNA methyltransferase: MRRRAGPQCDRVEHGSVGAGPPQANAAYFSTCPRGLEALLAEDIAACGGTAITTTPGGAGFSGSLETCYRLNLHSRIATRVLCRLASAEYRDERDIYRLAFEIAWPRLFEVSRSIRVYVTATKAPVKSLEYLTLKVKDAVCDRFRADCGRRPDVNTAAPDVRIHLYVTATEATLYLDTSGEPLWLRGQKIAKVAAPLKENLAAGILRLSGWRPGVPLIDPMCGSGTLLLEAAGMALDDAPGLSREMKDFGFTKWLDYRPALWKRLCVEAAERRVAAPGKLPIWGADLNADAVARTRQNLAHAGLDHLIEVRKIDILDITPPAPGGVLVANPPYGERLGELDALAAFYPRLGDALKKRFAGWSCWFLSADARLPKLIGLKPKRKIPLWNGPLECRLYGFDIVAGSARK; encoded by the coding sequence ATGCGTCGCCGTGCTGGCCCGCAATGTGACCGCGTAGAACATGGCAGCGTTGGCGCCGGGCCGCCCCAAGCCAACGCGGCTTATTTTTCGACCTGCCCCCGCGGGCTGGAGGCGCTGCTCGCCGAGGACATCGCCGCCTGTGGCGGCACCGCGATCACCACGACGCCCGGCGGCGCGGGGTTTTCGGGCAGCCTGGAAACCTGCTACCGGTTGAACCTCCATTCGCGCATCGCCACCCGCGTGCTGTGCCGTCTCGCCAGCGCCGAATATCGAGACGAGCGCGACATCTACCGGCTCGCCTTCGAGATCGCCTGGCCAAGACTGTTCGAGGTCTCGCGCAGCATCCGCGTCTATGTCACCGCGACCAAGGCGCCGGTAAAAAGCCTCGAATACCTCACGCTGAAAGTCAAGGATGCCGTCTGCGACCGTTTCCGCGCCGATTGTGGCCGCCGGCCCGATGTGAATACCGCGGCGCCCGACGTGCGCATCCACCTCTACGTCACGGCCACAGAGGCGACCTTGTATCTCGACACCTCGGGCGAGCCCCTGTGGTTAAGAGGCCAGAAAATCGCCAAGGTCGCCGCGCCGCTGAAGGAAAACCTCGCCGCCGGCATCCTGCGTCTGTCCGGCTGGAGGCCCGGAGTGCCACTGATCGATCCGATGTGCGGCTCGGGTACCTTGCTGCTCGAGGCGGCCGGGATGGCACTCGATGACGCGCCGGGCCTGTCGCGCGAGATGAAGGATTTCGGCTTCACGAAGTGGCTCGACTACCGGCCGGCGCTGTGGAAGCGGCTGTGCGTCGAGGCCGCCGAGCGTCGTGTCGCCGCGCCGGGAAAGCTGCCGATCTGGGGAGCCGACCTCAATGCCGATGCCGTGGCGCGCACGCGGCAAAACCTGGCCCATGCCGGTCTGGATCACCTGATCGAGGTGCGCAAGATCGACATTCTCGACATCACCCCGCCGGCGCCAGGCGGTGTGCTGGTCGCCAATCCGCCTTATGGCGAACGTCTTGGCGAGCTCGACGCGCTGGCGGCCTTCTATCCGCGACTCGGCGATGCGCTCAAAAAACGCTTCGCCGGCTGGAGCTGCTGGTTCCTCTCTGCCGATGCGCGCCTGCCGAAGCTGATCGGTCTGAAGCCGAAGCGAAAGATTCCGCTCTGGAACGGGCCGCTCGAGTGCCGGCTCTACGGCTTCGATATCGTCGCTGGCAGCGCGCGCAAATGA